CACCATCGGCATCGAGCCGGTGACCGCGGTCATCATGCTGGCCGGCATCTTCTACGGCGCCCAGTACGGCGGCACCATCACCTCGGTGCTGCTGCGGCTGCCCGGCGAGGCGTCCTCGGTGGTCACCGTCTTCGACGGCCACGCCATGGCCCGCGACGGCCGGGCCGGCACCGCGCTGGGCATCGCCGCGATCGGCTCGTTCATCGGCGGCACCGTCTCGATCGTCGCCCTCTCCGTGGTCGCCCCGCTGGTCGCCGGCTTCGCCCTGGACTTCGGCCCGCCGGAGTACACGGCGCTGGCCCTGCTGGGCATCCTGCTGGTCGCCACGGTCAGCAGCGGCGACCGGCTCAAGGCCGTCGTCGCCGCCTGCGTCGGCCTGCTGCTGGCCACCGTCGGCCGCGACGGCTTCACCGGCGCCGAGCGGTTCACCTTCGACAACCTGTCCCTCGCCGACGGCCTGGACTTCGTGCCGATCGCGATGGGCCTGTTCGGCCTCGGCGAGATCCTCTACAACCTGGAGGAACGGCACCGGACGGTGCACGCGCCGGCCACGGTCGCCAACGTCTGGCCGTCCCGCGCGGACCTGCGCCGGTCCTCGGGCGCCATCGGCCGCGGCTCGGTGCTCGGCTTCGTCCTGGGCATCCTCCCCGGCGGCGGCGCGACGCTGGCCTCGCTGGCGTCCTACGCCGTGGAGAAGCGCCGGTCGGCGACCCCCGAGCGGTTCGGCCGGGGCGCCGTCGAGGGCGTCGCGGCGCCGGAGTCGGCCAACAACGCCGCGGCGACGTCGTCGTTCATCCCGCTGCTGACCCTCGGCATCCCGGCCAACGCCACGATGGCGGTCATCTTCGGCGCGCTGCTCATCCAGGGCGTGAGCCCCGGCCCCCAGCTGGTCAGCCAGGACCCCGAGCTGTTCTGGGGCGTGGTCAACTCGATGTACGTCGGCAACGTCCTGCTGCTGGTCATGAGCATCCCGCTGGTGGGGCTGTTCGTGCGGATCCTGCGGGTGCGGGCCACGATCCTCGCGCCGATCACCGTGCTGATCACGCTGATCGGGGTCTACACGGTGAACAACGACGTCTTCGACATCGGGCTGGTCGTCGTCTTCGGCGCCCTCGGCTACCTGATGAAGAAGCTGGGCTTCGACCCCGGGCCGCTGGTGCTCGCCTTCGTCCTCGGCGCCCTGCTGGAGGACTCGCTGCGCCGCTCGCTGCTGCTGTTCGCCGGCGACCCGACCGGCTTCTTCACCCGGCCCATCTCCGGGACGCTGCTCGTACTCTTCCTCGTGGTGGCCCTGTACCCCGTGCTCCGGGCCGCCCTCCCCCGGCGGCGGTCCAGCGACCGCAGTGGGGCCCCGTCCGCCCAGAGCAAGGAGCCCGTGTGACAGTCCTGGTCGCCTACGTCCCCACGCCCGAGGGGGACGCGGCCTACGCCGCGGCCGTCGACGAGGCGGCCCGCCGTCGGGAGCGGCTGGTGCTGCTCAACACGCCGCGCGAGGGAGCGCCGGTGAGCACCGCCCTGGCCGGGGAGGACGTCGTCCGGGCGCTCACCGAACGGGCCGCGGCCGCCGGCGTCGCCCTCGAGGTGCACCAGGAGGCGCACACCGGCGACACCGCCGACGCGGTGGTGCGGGTGGCCGGTGAGCTGGGCGC
This window of the Geodermatophilus sp. DSM 44513 genome carries:
- a CDS encoding tripartite tricarboxylate transporter permease, with protein sequence MDLAPVLDGFTVVLEPTNLLYCLIGVVIGMLVGVLPGLGPAATIAILLPITIGIEPVTAVIMLAGIFYGAQYGGTITSVLLRLPGEASSVVTVFDGHAMARDGRAGTALGIAAIGSFIGGTVSIVALSVVAPLVAGFALDFGPPEYTALALLGILLVATVSSGDRLKAVVAACVGLLLATVGRDGFTGAERFTFDNLSLADGLDFVPIAMGLFGLGEILYNLEERHRTVHAPATVANVWPSRADLRRSSGAIGRGSVLGFVLGILPGGGATLASLASYAVEKRRSATPERFGRGAVEGVAAPESANNAAATSSFIPLLTLGIPANATMAVIFGALLIQGVSPGPQLVSQDPELFWGVVNSMYVGNVLLLVMSIPLVGLFVRILRVRATILAPITVLITLIGVYTVNNDVFDIGLVVVFGALGYLMKKLGFDPGPLVLAFVLGALLEDSLRRSLLLFAGDPTGFFTRPISGTLLVLFLVVALYPVLRAALPRRRSSDRSGAPSAQSKEPV
- a CDS encoding universal stress protein, which translates into the protein MTVLVAYVPTPEGDAAYAAAVDEAARRRERLVLLNTPREGAPVSTALAGEDVVRALTERAAAAGVALEVHQEAHTGDTADAVVRVAGELGASVIVIGLRRRSPVGKLLMGSTAQRILLDADRPVLAVKP